The Nesterenkonia xinjiangensis genome contains a region encoding:
- a CDS encoding LamG-like jellyroll fold domain-containing protein gives MQHPKRRRGRSPRATATAAAVVLGAGTLAGGSPAHAAPPEPVVHYTMDEVDGDRIVDASGNGLDGRISGEVDVVEAQDGTVLRLGGGHVAIPSGQFQEAEDLTVSTRVRWSGDGGAWQWLLALGADTERYLFTTPSHGDGQFRSAITTEGAGGESTITGLSPLHAEEWATLTVTLDSAADTLTTYLNGVAVGSTPTTVSAAELWGPEAEISGYIGRSFYSDPPFTGEVDDFRIYDAALTEDQVAELQDSDVPERESIETEVEIQASTGSAPQLPEAVRAEYTDGYPRAVPVSWEEIDPADYAQAGEFSVTGDAAGTAVTARVTVKDHEVTVDLAGSSGAVHGGASGVLYGLYDEGMPTDNLIEGMNLQSVATKAQDGSQHPGSDALEVLPQLAETTGGDIYLRITDWYRGFPYQIPGETPEERRQDFLRVLDEQLEMIEEYADRGEEERRQVAENLVIEPFNEPEGNMFSDRPNADWTVQAPGESWLTEPELFFQTWDEVTRTIRDWSERTGLEMRIAGPGAEHLWPQIEGYLEHTVAEGTLPDIVTWHELTHPQAIRDSVAQFRSWEQEIYAGTAYEGVELPININEYAFNYHTSVPGQMIQWISAIEDTKVDAMIAFWNINGNLADSAVQANRGNGQWWLYNAYAKLSGETVELTAPHPGENYTLQGVAALDEKKRTARTLIGGADGVAPVTFDNVPADTFGEEVRAWVQEIPWTGQLGDSAQPRQLAELVLPVQDGQVRVDFDGTTLPMLRESSAYEIVLAPAGAGREDTVDDGWEASYEAEDAQLTGEGFSINGPEGSPSAVDRFYTSGGYNVGGLRTGGQGSIDFTVEVPEDGTYDLSVFANSLNTVDLVQEQGPTNVFLTVDGEDEQEIFLPLGYKWVVWDHTETTVELTEGTHTISLSTHSLDGERTTRGDALVDRITLSHPRDGVDVYPAETAQHEGSFAEHDKPEDGTGSGGAKLAQGESVTFWVYGAVDGEAQLQLSTFGRAEGTLSLNDRELAQVDGDVEIAAHLEGGINKVTVTHTGDRKWLMVDSLTVAPSEGQLPVTELAASDGELAGEAALSELSLAADGTAVTGVGGEPGNENTVTFTVDAAQAGPHAVVVRYSNPEQVPATHYNPNPMGRHAAFSVNGGESQRHMFAPTFHENSFFERTIMLDLEEGMNTVTISAEEQPNFDGETHAEDNWPGIPLRAGEAPIIDRLTVSPLHG, from the coding sequence ATGCAGCACCCGAAGAGACGGCGTGGCAGATCGCCCCGCGCGACGGCGACGGCAGCGGCCGTCGTCCTGGGCGCGGGCACGCTGGCCGGGGGATCCCCGGCCCATGCCGCCCCGCCCGAACCGGTCGTGCATTACACCATGGACGAGGTGGACGGCGACAGGATCGTCGATGCCTCGGGCAACGGTCTGGACGGGAGGATCTCCGGCGAGGTCGACGTCGTCGAGGCCCAGGATGGTACCGTGCTGCGCCTGGGCGGCGGCCACGTGGCCATCCCCTCCGGCCAGTTCCAGGAGGCCGAGGATCTGACCGTCTCCACCCGGGTGAGGTGGAGCGGGGACGGCGGCGCCTGGCAGTGGCTCCTCGCACTTGGCGCCGACACCGAGCGATACCTGTTCACCACGCCCTCCCACGGGGACGGCCAGTTCCGCTCGGCGATCACCACCGAGGGGGCCGGGGGAGAGTCGACCATCACCGGACTGAGCCCACTGCACGCCGAGGAGTGGGCGACGCTGACTGTCACCCTCGACTCGGCGGCGGACACCCTGACGACCTATCTCAACGGGGTGGCGGTGGGCAGCACCCCGACCACCGTCAGCGCAGCGGAGCTTTGGGGCCCCGAGGCAGAGATCAGCGGGTACATCGGCCGCTCCTTCTACTCCGACCCGCCCTTCACCGGCGAGGTCGATGACTTCCGCATCTACGACGCCGCACTCACGGAGGACCAGGTGGCCGAGCTCCAGGACAGCGACGTCCCCGAGAGGGAGTCGATCGAGACCGAGGTCGAGATCCAGGCCTCCACCGGATCCGCCCCGCAGCTGCCCGAGGCGGTCCGGGCCGAGTACACCGACGGCTACCCGCGGGCCGTGCCGGTGAGCTGGGAGGAGATCGATCCGGCGGACTACGCGCAGGCCGGAGAGTTCAGCGTCACCGGGGACGCTGCTGGGACCGCGGTCACCGCCCGAGTCACGGTGAAGGACCATGAGGTCACCGTGGATCTGGCCGGCAGCAGCGGGGCAGTCCACGGCGGCGCCTCCGGCGTGCTCTACGGCCTCTACGACGAGGGGATGCCCACGGACAACCTCATCGAGGGGATGAACCTGCAGTCGGTGGCCACCAAGGCGCAGGATGGCTCCCAGCATCCGGGCTCCGACGCGCTGGAGGTGCTGCCGCAGCTCGCCGAGACCACCGGCGGTGACATCTACCTGCGGATCACCGACTGGTACCGCGGGTTCCCTTACCAGATCCCCGGGGAGACCCCGGAGGAGCGCCGCCAGGACTTCCTGCGCGTCCTCGATGAGCAGCTGGAGATGATCGAGGAGTACGCAGATCGCGGCGAGGAGGAACGCCGTCAGGTGGCGGAGAACCTGGTGATCGAGCCGTTCAACGAGCCCGAGGGCAACATGTTCAGCGACCGTCCCAACGCCGACTGGACCGTGCAGGCTCCGGGGGAGTCCTGGCTGACGGAGCCCGAGCTGTTCTTCCAGACCTGGGACGAGGTCACCCGCACGATCCGGGACTGGTCCGAGCGGACCGGCCTGGAGATGCGCATCGCCGGCCCTGGGGCTGAACATCTGTGGCCGCAGATCGAAGGGTACCTGGAGCACACGGTGGCCGAGGGCACCCTGCCGGACATCGTCACCTGGCACGAGCTGACCCACCCGCAGGCGATCCGCGACTCGGTGGCCCAGTTCCGCAGCTGGGAGCAGGAGATCTATGCCGGCACTGCGTATGAGGGTGTGGAGCTGCCCATCAACATCAACGAGTACGCCTTCAACTATCACACCTCGGTGCCGGGCCAGATGATCCAGTGGATCTCGGCCATCGAGGACACGAAGGTCGATGCGATGATCGCCTTCTGGAACATCAACGGCAACCTGGCGGACTCTGCGGTGCAGGCCAACCGGGGCAACGGTCAGTGGTGGCTCTACAACGCCTACGCGAAGCTCAGCGGCGAGACCGTCGAGCTGACCGCGCCCCACCCCGGGGAGAACTACACCCTGCAGGGGGTGGCCGCCCTGGACGAGAAGAAACGCACCGCCCGCACGCTCATCGGCGGAGCCGATGGCGTGGCACCGGTGACCTTCGACAACGTCCCCGCCGACACGTTCGGCGAGGAGGTCCGGGCCTGGGTCCAGGAGATCCCCTGGACCGGACAGCTGGGCGACTCTGCCCAGCCTCGGCAGCTCGCCGAACTCGTCCTGCCGGTGCAGGACGGCCAGGTCCGGGTGGACTTCGACGGCACGACGCTGCCGATGCTCAGGGAGTCCTCAGCCTATGAGATCGTGCTCGCCCCGGCCGGCGCGGGCAGGGAGGACACCGTCGACGACGGTTGGGAGGCCAGCTATGAGGCCGAGGACGCCCAGCTCACCGGTGAGGGCTTCAGCATCAACGGACCCGAGGGCTCACCGTCCGCGGTGGACCGGTTCTACACCTCCGGGGGCTACAACGTCGGCGGGCTGCGGACCGGGGGGCAGGGGTCCATCGACTTCACCGTCGAGGTTCCTGAGGACGGCACTTACGATCTCTCGGTCTTCGCCAACAGCCTGAACACCGTCGACCTGGTGCAGGAGCAGGGGCCCACCAACGTGTTCCTCACCGTGGACGGGGAGGATGAGCAGGAGATCTTCCTGCCGTTGGGATACAAATGGGTGGTCTGGGACCACACCGAGACCACGGTGGAGCTCACCGAGGGCACGCACACCATCTCGCTGTCCACCCACAGCCTGGACGGGGAGCGGACGACTCGGGGCGATGCCCTCGTGGACCGCATCACTCTGTCCCACCCGCGGGACGGCGTCGACGTCTATCCTGCCGAGACCGCCCAGCATGAGGGGTCCTTCGCCGAGCATGACAAGCCTGAGGACGGCACGGGATCGGGCGGGGCGAAGCTGGCCCAGGGGGAGAGTGTGACCTTCTGGGTCTACGGCGCCGTCGACGGCGAGGCGCAGCTGCAGCTCTCCACCTTCGGCCGGGCCGAAGGCACGCTGAGCCTCAACGATCGAGAGCTGGCGCAGGTGGACGGCGACGTCGAGATCGCCGCCCACCTGGAGGGCGGGATCAACAAGGTCACCGTCACCCACACCGGAGACCGCAAGTGGCTCATGGTCGACAGCCTCACCGTGGCACCCTCCGAAGGGCAGCTGCCGGTGACCGAGCTGGCGGCCTCAGACGGCGAGCTGGCCGGGGAGGCCGCTCTCTCCGAGCTCTCGCTGGCCGCAGACGGCACCGCGGTGACCGGCGTCGGGGGCGAGCCCGGCAATGAGAACACCGTGACCTTCACCGTCGACGCCGCCCAGGCCGGTCCGCATGCGGTGGTGGTGAGGTACTCCAATCCGGAGCAGGTGCCGGCGACGCATTACAACCCCAATCCGATGGGGCGCCACGCCGCGTTCTCGGTCAACGGTGGGGAGTCTCAGCGGCACATGTTCGCTCCGACCTTCCATGAGAACAGCTTCTTCGAGCGCACCATCATGCTGGACCTGGAGGAAGGGATGAACACCGTGACGATCTCCGCGGAGGAGCAGCCGAACTTCGACGGGGAGACCCACGCGGAGGACAACTGGCCGGGGATCCCGCTGCGAGCCGGCGAGGCCCCGATCATCGATCGCCTGACGGTCTCGCCGCTGCACGGCTGA
- a CDS encoding glycoside hydrolase family 127 protein, with protein sequence MTLHHTDHRPRQLAVGPEGRGAHGALTTAPVVPAHGRRRGARSTEVRLDPASFWGRRQEVNAAATLPHCVEWMERLGWLENFDRVGRGEPTEDRPGWQFSDSEVYKLLEAVAWEQSRTGDPELEKLHGGLVARIAAAQDDDGYLGTAFGHPGLPPRYSDLSMGHELYNMGHLIQAAVARARLLGSQRAQEDQLVGVARAAADHICTEFGPEARQGICGHPEVEVALVELGRALGEPRYREQARLFLDRRGHGSLPVPALLAADYFQDDVPVRRAEVLRGHAVRALYLTAGAVDLAVDTEDEQLLEAVIGQWRRTVERRTYLTGGMGSRHQDEGFGEDFELPCDRAYCETCAGVASVMVSWRLYLSTGGVEHLDLIERTLFNVIATSAAEDGRAFFYANPLQLREEPDVQEAEGVHMRAEGGLRAPWFDVSCCPTNVARTLASLQNYVISVEEAGEAEEAGKAGAPTVSVLQYMAGEIRAELAVGHLGLRVEGDYPDQQLVRLTVTEAPPGPVRLRLRVPAWAVDARLSVTGADGIRRSRRAVRPGWAEVPTDLAPGDVLHLDLGTAPRLTWPDPRIDAVRGTVAVERGPLVLCLESTDLPEGVALEDVRIDLDQPLRAHRDGASVRLLVRPAGKPAPGRPPFGHAPPAADGEPETFEGALIPYHRWAERGPSTMRIFLPVG encoded by the coding sequence GTGACTCTTCATCACACCGACCATCGTCCCCGACAGCTCGCCGTCGGCCCTGAGGGCCGGGGCGCGCACGGGGCCCTGACGACGGCTCCGGTGGTGCCGGCGCACGGTCGACGCCGCGGGGCCCGGTCCACTGAGGTCCGGCTGGACCCGGCGAGCTTCTGGGGCCGTCGTCAGGAGGTCAACGCCGCGGCGACCCTGCCGCACTGCGTGGAGTGGATGGAACGGCTGGGCTGGCTGGAGAACTTCGACCGTGTCGGCCGGGGCGAACCCACCGAGGACCGCCCGGGCTGGCAGTTCTCCGACTCTGAGGTCTACAAGCTGTTGGAGGCGGTGGCCTGGGAGCAGTCCCGCACCGGCGACCCGGAGCTGGAGAAGCTGCATGGCGGGCTGGTCGCCCGCATCGCGGCGGCCCAGGACGACGACGGCTACCTGGGCACCGCCTTCGGCCACCCCGGGCTGCCCCCGCGCTATTCAGACCTGTCCATGGGCCATGAGCTGTACAACATGGGTCATCTGATCCAGGCGGCTGTGGCCCGTGCGCGTCTGCTGGGCTCGCAGCGGGCCCAGGAGGATCAGCTGGTCGGCGTCGCTCGCGCTGCAGCGGATCACATCTGCACCGAATTCGGCCCGGAGGCCCGCCAGGGGATCTGTGGACATCCGGAGGTGGAGGTCGCCCTGGTGGAACTGGGACGTGCCCTGGGGGAGCCCCGGTATCGGGAGCAGGCGCGGCTGTTCCTGGACCGGCGGGGACACGGAAGCCTCCCGGTCCCGGCGCTGCTGGCCGCGGACTACTTCCAAGACGATGTGCCGGTGCGTCGCGCGGAGGTGCTGCGCGGCCACGCGGTGCGTGCCCTGTATCTGACCGCCGGTGCGGTGGACCTGGCTGTCGACACCGAGGACGAGCAGCTGCTGGAGGCGGTGATCGGCCAGTGGCGGCGCACTGTGGAGCGGCGGACCTACCTCACCGGCGGCATGGGGTCCCGGCACCAGGACGAGGGCTTCGGGGAGGACTTCGAACTGCCCTGTGATCGTGCCTATTGCGAGACGTGCGCCGGGGTCGCCTCCGTCATGGTCTCCTGGCGGCTGTATCTGAGCACAGGCGGCGTGGAGCACCTGGACCTGATCGAGCGCACCCTGTTCAACGTGATCGCTACGTCTGCCGCCGAGGACGGCCGGGCCTTCTTCTATGCCAATCCGCTGCAGCTGCGCGAGGAGCCCGACGTCCAGGAGGCCGAGGGTGTGCACATGCGCGCAGAGGGCGGGCTGCGGGCCCCCTGGTTCGACGTCTCCTGCTGCCCGACCAATGTGGCGCGCACTCTCGCCTCCCTGCAGAACTACGTGATCTCGGTCGAGGAAGCAGGGGAGGCAGAGGAAGCAGGGAAGGCAGGAGCGCCGACCGTCTCCGTGCTCCAGTACATGGCCGGGGAAATCCGGGCCGAGCTCGCCGTGGGGCATCTCGGGCTGCGCGTGGAGGGCGACTATCCGGATCAGCAGCTCGTCCGCCTCACGGTCACCGAGGCCCCACCAGGTCCCGTGCGACTGCGCCTTCGGGTGCCCGCCTGGGCCGTGGACGCGCGGCTGAGCGTGACCGGGGCGGACGGCATCCGGCGGTCCCGGCGTGCCGTGCGGCCCGGCTGGGCGGAGGTGCCCACCGACCTGGCTCCCGGCGACGTGCTTCACCTGGACCTCGGCACGGCCCCGCGGCTGACCTGGCCGGACCCGCGCATCGATGCAGTGCGCGGCACCGTCGCCGTCGAGCGTGGCCCGCTGGTCCTCTGCCTGGAGTCCACCGACCTGCCGGAGGGCGTCGCCCTGGAGGACGTGCGGATCGATCTGGACCAGCCCCTGCGGGCCCACCGCGACGGCGCCAGCGTACGGCTCCTCGTCCGCCCCGCTGGGAAGCCGGCTCCTGGGCGCCCGCCGTTCGGACACGCGCCGCCAGCAGCGGACGGGGAGCCCGAGACGTTCGAGGGGGCGCTGATCCCTTACCACCGTTGGGCCGAGCGCGGCCCCTCCACCATGCGCATCTTCCTCCCGGTCGGCTGA
- a CDS encoding carbohydrate ABC transporter permease — MTARRPWWKTILGLVLTALMLFPVYWMLNVSLTRTGDLRSSPPQLFPTEPTLEGYAAVFDQQLPALGTSLVIALGCVLLTVVIAAPAGYAIALLNLRGGRTLNFVLLVAQMLPAVVMAMGFYAVYVRLGLLNTVWGLILADSTIAVPFAVLLFTAFMSGLPRELLQAAAIDGANVWRVFVSIVLPMSRNSILTVSLFAFLWAWSDFIFASTLSRNADFIPITLSIYSFIGNNTTQWNAIMATAVVASIPAAVLLVIAQRYVAAGVTAGAVKD, encoded by the coding sequence ATGACCGCGCGCCGCCCCTGGTGGAAGACGATCCTCGGGCTGGTCCTGACCGCCCTGATGCTCTTCCCGGTCTACTGGATGCTCAACGTCTCGTTGACCCGCACCGGTGATCTGCGCTCAAGCCCGCCGCAGCTCTTCCCCACGGAGCCCACGCTGGAAGGGTACGCGGCCGTCTTCGACCAGCAGCTTCCGGCGTTGGGCACCAGCCTGGTCATCGCTCTGGGATGTGTGCTGCTCACCGTGGTCATCGCCGCTCCGGCCGGATACGCGATCGCGCTGCTGAACCTGCGCGGGGGACGAACCTTGAACTTCGTGCTGCTGGTCGCCCAGATGCTGCCCGCAGTGGTGATGGCCATGGGGTTCTATGCGGTCTATGTCCGCCTGGGGCTGCTGAACACCGTCTGGGGGCTGATCCTGGCCGACTCGACGATCGCGGTGCCCTTCGCGGTGCTGCTGTTCACGGCGTTCATGAGCGGGCTGCCGCGGGAGCTGCTCCAGGCGGCCGCCATCGACGGCGCGAACGTCTGGCGGGTCTTCGTGTCGATCGTGCTGCCGATGAGTCGCAACTCGATCCTGACGGTCTCGCTCTTCGCCTTCCTGTGGGCGTGGTCGGACTTCATCTTCGCATCCACGCTGAGCCGCAACGCGGACTTCATCCCGATCACGCTGAGCATCTATTCGTTCATCGGCAACAACACGACCCAGTGGAACGCCATCATGGCGACCGCCGTCGTGGCCTCCATCCCTGCGGCGGTGCTGCTCGTCATCGCCCAGCGCTACGTGGCCGCCGGCGTGACCGCCGGGGCAGTGAAGGACTGA
- a CDS encoding carbohydrate ABC transporter permease, with protein sequence MSTPPTDAPVHPAAPAGREHTTVLPGGGSGGPGRPGGPDRPAAGQGPSTRAAAARARRRLSRSQLAAAGFAAPLVIYLIAFYAYPLMRSIDLSIHDYTVRAFVQGDAEFVGFSNYVDVITSSLFAQAMWNTAVFVLVSLLFQYTIGLALAVFFRSGFRLSAILRALFLVPWLLPLIVSGSAWAWMLNSDNGIVNSFLSIFGIGQVNWLTSPDTAMIGVLIANIWLGIPFNLVILYSGLQNIPEELYEAASLDGAGPWRQFVSITFPLLRPVSAITLLLGLVYTLKVVDIIWIMTSGGPANSTTTLAIWSYRQAFGTGQPDMSPAAAVGNLLIVIALICGFIYLRVQRRQEES encoded by the coding sequence ATGAGCACTCCACCGACCGACGCTCCGGTCCACCCTGCTGCGCCCGCCGGACGGGAGCACACGACCGTGCTGCCCGGCGGCGGGTCGGGCGGGCCGGGGCGCCCCGGCGGCCCTGACCGGCCTGCAGCGGGGCAGGGCCCCTCCACGCGTGCCGCGGCAGCCCGCGCACGACGCCGGCTCAGCAGATCACAGCTGGCCGCAGCGGGATTCGCGGCACCGCTGGTGATCTACCTGATCGCCTTCTATGCGTATCCGCTGATGCGCAGCATCGACCTCAGCATCCACGACTACACGGTTCGGGCATTCGTCCAGGGCGACGCCGAGTTCGTCGGGTTCTCGAACTACGTGGACGTCATCACCTCGAGCCTGTTCGCGCAGGCCATGTGGAACACCGCGGTGTTCGTGCTGGTCTCGTTGCTCTTCCAGTACACGATCGGTCTGGCCCTGGCGGTCTTCTTCCGATCCGGGTTCCGGCTCTCTGCGATCCTGCGGGCGCTGTTCCTGGTGCCGTGGCTGCTGCCGCTGATCGTCTCCGGCTCGGCGTGGGCCTGGATGCTCAACAGTGACAACGGGATCGTCAACTCCTTCCTGAGCATCTTCGGCATCGGCCAGGTCAACTGGCTCACCTCACCGGACACCGCGATGATCGGGGTGCTGATCGCCAACATCTGGTTGGGCATCCCCTTCAACCTCGTCATCCTCTACTCGGGGTTGCAGAACATCCCTGAGGAGCTCTATGAGGCGGCCTCCCTGGACGGGGCCGGGCCATGGCGACAGTTCGTCAGCATCACCTTCCCGCTGCTGCGCCCGGTCTCAGCGATCACCCTGCTGCTCGGGCTGGTGTACACGCTCAAGGTCGTGGACATCATCTGGATCATGACCTCCGGCGGACCGGCGAACTCGACCACCACATTGGCGATCTGGTCCTACCGCCAGGCCTTCGGCACCGGTCAGCCGGACATGTCTCCGGCCGCCGCCGTCGGGAATCTGCTCATCGTCATCGCGCTGATCTGCGGGTTCATCTACCTTCGGGTCCAGCGTCGTCAGGAGGAGTCATGA
- a CDS encoding sugar ABC transporter substrate-binding protein has protein sequence MTRTSTRRGTRMSLAALTATASLGILTACGGAGGEAEAADGTFTWWDPYPQHEDGSDWDERVQRCGEEAGVSIDRTAYDTTSLTNQALLSAQEGTSPDVILLDNPAVSTLAETDMLTTVDELGLDVSHVDENLLAAGQLDGETYGIPVGANTLALYYNAEILEEAGVDPETISGWESLTEALESVDEAGHRGITFAGINTEEGSFQFLPWFWGAGADLRQLDSPEAVEALELWTSWLDEGYAPQSVIDNSQNSTWEEFLTGDFAFVENGTWQVNAAAEADFEVGVMELPTPDGGTAPAPTGGEFIIAPVQSEEDRYETTVQIIECMTTPEGFVETAETFAYYIPPTPEGQDAFLEDNAELETWVQAVQSAKGRTSDDLGTDYPVISEQLWTAVQNALSGAKTPEEALSDAQEAAESQVSSQD, from the coding sequence ATGACCCGCACGAGCACCCGCAGAGGCACCCGGATGAGTCTCGCCGCGCTCACCGCCACCGCATCCCTCGGCATCCTGACCGCCTGCGGCGGCGCAGGAGGTGAGGCCGAGGCCGCTGATGGGACCTTCACCTGGTGGGATCCCTACCCCCAGCATGAGGACGGCTCAGACTGGGACGAGCGCGTGCAGCGCTGCGGCGAGGAGGCCGGGGTGAGCATCGACCGCACCGCCTACGACACCACCTCGCTGACGAATCAGGCGCTGCTCTCCGCCCAGGAGGGCACCTCGCCGGACGTCATCCTGCTGGACAACCCCGCAGTGTCCACCCTGGCCGAGACCGACATGCTCACCACCGTCGACGAGCTCGGGCTCGACGTCTCACACGTCGATGAGAACCTTCTGGCCGCCGGCCAGCTCGACGGCGAGACTTACGGGATCCCTGTCGGGGCCAACACGCTGGCGCTGTACTACAACGCCGAGATCCTCGAGGAGGCCGGGGTGGACCCGGAGACCATCTCCGGCTGGGAGTCGCTCACCGAGGCCCTCGAGTCGGTGGACGAGGCCGGACACCGTGGCATCACCTTCGCCGGCATCAACACCGAGGAGGGCTCCTTCCAGTTCCTGCCGTGGTTCTGGGGCGCCGGGGCGGATCTGCGCCAGCTGGACTCGCCGGAGGCCGTCGAGGCGCTGGAGCTGTGGACCTCCTGGCTCGACGAGGGCTACGCGCCGCAGTCGGTCATCGACAACTCGCAGAACAGCACTTGGGAGGAGTTCCTCACCGGGGACTTCGCCTTCGTAGAGAACGGCACCTGGCAGGTCAACGCCGCAGCCGAGGCCGACTTCGAGGTCGGGGTGATGGAGCTGCCCACCCCTGACGGCGGGACTGCTCCGGCTCCCACGGGAGGCGAGTTCATCATCGCGCCCGTCCAGTCCGAGGAGGACCGATACGAGACCACAGTGCAGATCATCGAGTGCATGACCACTCCCGAGGGCTTCGTGGAGACCGCGGAGACCTTCGCCTACTACATCCCGCCGACGCCGGAGGGCCAGGACGCCTTCCTGGAGGACAACGCGGAGCTGGAGACCTGGGTGCAGGCCGTGCAGTCCGCGAAGGGGCGAACCAGTGACGACCTGGGGACCGACTACCCGGTGATCTCCGAGCAGCTCTGGACCGCCGTGCAGAACGCACTCTCCGGGGCCAAGACTCCGGAGGAGGCGCTCTCCGACGCGCAGGAGGCCGCCGAGTCGCAGGTCTCCTCCCAAGACTGA
- a CDS encoding LacI family DNA-binding transcriptional regulator, with protein sequence MVTIGDVAREAGVSRSTVSYALSGKRPISPVVKERIQTAVEELGYTANAGAKALATSRTHVLALLARFLDDEFAPAMLEYILGVTDHARSLGYDTLMVTEEDGVRALQRLSRSRKVDGFLLLNVSEEDERLDALVKVSQPASTVGLPGRTGDVDIFDLDFAAAGRLMVDRMHDLGHRELVLVSQPEHVVARGGAYVWRLADAACERATQLGVTVHACFGSSSQPAIGEDLHEVLDTHPNATGLLLNNEAAAAALPNVLWSRGLRAPEDLSVIGRYSDDFARTFSLPFSAIDSAADELGRAAVDRLVGRITGRVSDEAPPGVELLAPTLTDRGSLAAPPGR encoded by the coding sequence ATGGTCACGATCGGCGACGTCGCACGCGAGGCAGGAGTGTCTCGGAGCACGGTGTCCTATGCGCTCTCCGGGAAGCGGCCCATCTCCCCGGTGGTCAAGGAGCGGATCCAGACCGCCGTGGAGGAGCTCGGCTACACCGCCAACGCCGGAGCGAAGGCGCTGGCCACCTCCCGCACCCACGTGCTGGCGCTGCTGGCGCGGTTCCTGGACGACGAGTTCGCTCCCGCGATGCTCGAGTACATCCTCGGAGTCACCGATCACGCACGTTCGCTGGGCTACGACACGCTCATGGTCACCGAGGAGGACGGCGTCCGGGCCCTGCAGCGGCTCTCCCGCTCCCGGAAGGTCGACGGCTTCCTGCTGCTCAACGTCTCCGAGGAGGATGAGCGTCTCGACGCACTCGTGAAGGTGTCGCAGCCGGCTTCCACTGTGGGACTGCCCGGCCGCACCGGCGACGTCGACATCTTTGACCTGGACTTCGCCGCGGCCGGGCGTCTGATGGTCGACAGGATGCACGATCTGGGACACCGCGAACTGGTGCTGGTCTCCCAGCCTGAGCACGTGGTGGCCCGCGGCGGTGCCTACGTCTGGCGGCTGGCCGACGCCGCCTGTGAGCGGGCGACCCAGCTCGGCGTCACCGTGCACGCCTGCTTCGGCTCCTCCTCCCAGCCGGCGATCGGGGAGGACCTGCACGAGGTTCTCGACACCCACCCGAACGCCACGGGGCTGCTGCTCAACAACGAGGCCGCCGCCGCGGCGCTGCCCAATGTCCTCTGGTCGCGTGGCCTGCGCGCGCCCGAGGACCTGTCGGTGATCGGCCGCTATTCCGACGACTTCGCCCGCACCTTCTCCCTGCCGTTCTCCGCCATCGACAGCGCCGCGGACGAGCTTGGCCGCGCCGCCGTCGACCGTCTGGTGGGTCGCATCACCGGACGGGTGTCGGACGAGGCTCCTCCCGGCGTCGAACTCCTGGCGCCCACGCTCACCGACCGCGGCAGCCTCGCCGCCCCGCCCGGCCGCTGA